CCCCAAATAGAACAACGTCACGTCCGGCGGATTCAAAGGTGATCATTGAGTAAAAGTAGAACTCACAGCAAGAGATAACGTTACAAGAAATACATACCATTTCCCTACCTAACATGCTAACAGTCGCAATCCAAAGGATGACTGCAAACAACAATTATCACCGCATATGAAAACTACAAAAGCAATTCGTCAGTTATTCACCAGGACACTAGATACAATACATAAATTCATACATCTTTCAGTCCGCCAACGGAAAACCTCATACTCAGGATCCCCAACTTCCGTGGAAACCACACACGTCGTTACCTAGTCCCAGTTGCCTCGGTAAGCTCGAATTGTAACTAAAAGACATTCAAGAAAACCTACGATTTCACCTTTATTAATCTAATGTCAGTAGAACCAATCCACCGATGCACATCACCCTACACAAAGAGAAAACAGACCTCACCGCTTAAAAGGCTTAAAGGTTTTTGAGGATACGCACCGACAGAGGAAGACGCAATGGCGGACCCACAGCCGAAGGTCTTGAAACGAGCATCCACGATCTTCCCGGCCTCATCGACCTTGATCTGCAGCTTCATCACGTCGCCGCACGCCGGCGCGCCAACCAGCCCCGTCCCGACCGTCGGGTCGGTCTTGTCGAACGACCCGACGTTCCGGGGGTTGTTGTAGTGGTCCAATACCCTCTCGTGGTACAGCCGCGGCAACACCCGGACCGGCCCCGACGAAGGGTCCCGCGGAACCAGTCCCGCGAGCTTCTTCGCACCGACTCTCAGCATTATTGCGGGGAAAGTTGTCGAGAAACAGCTGAATTTGGAGTTCCGGAGCTGGGATTCTGGTTACAAGTTTTGACGAAGATTGCGAGAgatcgagaggttgaagaagatcgATTTCTAGGGTTTGGGACGTTTGAATGGCGGTGAGAGGCTCCGGAGGAGGACACGTGGAGGGAAGAGATGAGGGAGAGGCATCTCGCGGCATTTTAGTTGGGTTTTGCGAGCCTGAACCGACGTGTACTTAATATCTTCAATCTCCGGCGTTGATGGATGAGGGCGAAACTTTCCGAGGTATTCATATCCAACGGTCGCGATCAGCCTAAAGTCAACTCTGATGGTTGCCAAAACAGTTGGGCTAGGACTTCGATGATGGGCCGGTGGTCACGCACAATTCTCGGCTCAAATGAGGTAAGAAATGGGGCTGAGATGAAACACTTGAGCCCAATAAGCCCATAACCTTTGGCCCAAAAAGCCAGTGATTGTTCGTCCcgagggaaaaatgaaaaagagactATAACCAGACTTTTACAATGGCTGCATGACCCATAAGAATTTATGACCATGTAAAAGAGGTGATCATCGGCCGGGGGTGGGCGCGGGTCGGCTCGGTATATTTTTGTGCGAATCGCCAACTTTGCTTCGCCTCCGTCACTCGCTATCTTAAACGCAATCTAAAAGAGTGGTTTCTAATCACACTACCACAGTTGATTTCTAATCGAAACCAAAGAAAAGGTACACTTGCGATCCACTTGTCTCAGCAagctcggtttttttttttttcttataatccTACTTCAATATATTCGTGTTATTTTGGTCGACAGTTAGTTAAGTGGTAATATGATCTCCTCCCTTATAGATTTTATTTACTGAGCTTAGGTTCATCCcataatatttttcagattgatCAAGTTCAGATTGGAAGGATATTTAGATTAGCGTTTCCAAAGATCTCTTCAAGGACCAGACCAGACCAaatcatttgtttcttttcaagGTTCAAATTATTCGAAAAATTCAAGTCGCGATTCCACATCCTAGGTCATTTCGCCTTTTTTCTGTATGTCGTTCCATCGTGTAAGCTGACCTTCCATTTAGCTTCGTGATTTTCATTGTTATTCTACTATTGCTTCTTTTCATGAGCCTTGCACAAGTAAAGATGCTAGTACTAATCCTCTTTGGCAGCAAGCAATGGCGGATGAGTTGCAAGCTTTAGACAAATGATTTGGTTGATTTGCGTCCtaaaaaatttgtcataggcTGCAAATTAAGGTATTTGATTAAAACAAAGGTAGGCGGTGCTATAAAATGCTACCAAGTTTGACTAATAGCAAAAGGCTTTACTCAGGAGCATGATATAGATTGTCGTGAGGCCTTTGATCTGGTTGCATCTCTTGTTTCTATTAGAAGTCTTCTTGTCGTCACCTCAATTGAGCGATGGTCTCTGTTCTAGACTAAGTGCAGTCTTTAGGGGTCCTCCTGCTAGATTTTCTCATCCTTCTTACAAAGTATGTTTATTACATCGAACATTATATGGACTGAAACAAGCTCCTCATGCATGATATTCTAATTTTAACTTTAACTCCCCCGTGAAATGTCTTGGCTTTACATCTAGTTCCTGTAACCATGCTCTCTTTGTTCAACCAACACCTCGTGGGTACATTTTATTGTTTCATATGTGGACAATATAGTTATTAGGATAAAAGAACATTAGGAATGTTAATATTTGTTTACGGCACTTACTTTGGTGCTAATATTttcttggatcacttaagtgccaattttttggaaaatggtTATTTCAGAGCCAACTCCGATGAGCTTTGTTGGAAATCATACGTGGCATCTACGTGGCTTGACGGAAAATCCTagtgagcaaaaagaaaagtgaaaagtcaattaaaaaaaatccacgtaatatGAGCCATCACCTCtgcaaattcttatcttttttttagattatttttctgtttagttttaatttttaagaaaatttaacttatttttaagtttaaaagtccacgtggctTGATTTATCAAAACAAATTGCCACGTAatgtaaattaaaaataaatgacaccTAATTAGTTGGCCAAAATTTCTCatcgttggcacttaagtaatcgttttttttatgatttggcacttaagagatccaaaaaaaaaaaatattggcgttaaagtgagcatcatacatAAATATTTGCACTCTAGGTATCCTTTCGCCTAGTTATTCGTGACGAAGATCATTTCAGTATTAAACTCTAGCAGGATCTTAGCCAATAGCTTGAGAGTGATCTAGCTACTTTCTAGGCTTGGAGGTTACTTCAAATTCTCTAGTCTATTATCTTTCCTAAGCCAAATATTCCTTTGGTCTTCTTTCTTGAGTGAGGCTGCTGCGATTTCCATTGAGACTAATGCCATATTCAATGAGAAAGATGGGCTCCTCTTCCTAATCCTAAACTCAACCGACAGTTGGGTGGTAGTCTTATATATCTCACCATCACTCGTCTTGACATCGCCTATGTTGTTTGCATCAGTTCATGACCGCGCTATGTATAACTCTCTTTACTGCAGTTGTTACCGATGGTATCTATTTCTTGACGTTCACTTTTCTGCTAACTCTACCTTAGTGTTGAGTGCTTATTCTGATGTTGATAGTGTTGGAAAATATCAATCGGAATGGGATGAAATGGAATCGGACGTTGAGGTGTgcgtgataacactctctttaaagATTTATTTACCCCACAATATTGCTAATGGTTTCCGACAAATATCCTCTAGAGCACAACGAAGTTTTAGTGAGAATAACGGATAGCAATTTTGATAAGTCTCCAGGATCTCTCAAGGACAACAATTGAAAACAATGGCTATGtacctttttgaaaaaatgaaaatagaagttAAGTTTTGAAAATGAACTGAGTCACTCAATTTATAATAGTTGAAAGAAGacaaattttcatatttcaaaaacTGTCATTCGAGCACAACTATTAATGTCCAAAGAACAGTTAAATTTTGGACACACCTCTTCGTGTCTAATGAACAGTTAATTCGGACACGACTTTTCGTTAtccgaaaaataatttattcatACACAACTCTTCATTGTCCGAAAACTGTCTCGTCTGAAAAATTGCAAGAGGAATCAacagtttatttttattataatttcaaaaaataaaaaaaataaaaaatgaaatgattgttGATTATTGCCAATAATTATCCGCAACCTCACAAGCAtgcaaagtgctaagtgcgCTTAATAATCGTGCACCAACACGTGGATATAGtgggtctagcccacttgcccatttctttattttgaaagaccATAATatccttctaactaataaataAACTTGCACTCTTCCTTCCATCATATGTGGGATTAGAAAATAGcacattttgtttgttttgcaaagaaACTTCAACAGATAGGGCTAGTGACCCTTTAGATCGTCTCTCCATTTTAGCATGCTGCTTCTTTCTAGGTACCTCACTATTTTATAGCATAGCAAGAAATAGACCGCCCTAGCCCACTCTAGTACGTAAGCAGAATATCATACTTTTGCTAATACAACATCGAAACTACTGTGGTTACAATAGTCACTAGAAGATATAGGAGTCCGTCATAATGGCGAGACAATCATTTATTGTCATACTGGGAGTGCTGTTCAAAGAGCACATAAAGATGCTATTCATGAGCGTCAAGCACATTAAAATAGATCGTCATTTCATATGATATCATGTGCTTTGTGTCACTGTTTGCCTCATCTCTACTTATCAATTAATCAGACTGGATCTTCATTAAGGCAAATCCACCCAAGCGTTTTTCAAACTTTCCTCCAAAATTCAGTTGATTTCTTCTAAATTGCCTTAAGATTGAGGGGATGTTGGAGATCATTGAAAAATATCAGGTGATTTCCATGTCCTTCTTGTTCTTGATATCTCGCAGGATTATGCATTGCCTCCCTTGATTGCGCATGTAGTTGACCGATCCTGATAGATTGTAGTCCATACAATAATATCTTTCGAAACTTATAAAGAGACTCGTGTCCTCTTCATCAGAACACGTAGAGAAATATGCGAAAATCACACAACTCTTTCCTCCCATTTTTTCTTATATCGGATGATGTTAAAATGAGTTTCGATAATAGAGAGAAGAGAATCGTTAGAAACATGAAGGACTCGTCCAAAAGAGGGTTGGCATTACGTATCTGAATTCTTCTACCCCATGCTAGGAACAAGAATCTTTCATCCTTTTGAATTCTCATGAGAAAGTAAGAAAACATCGGAGGAAAAACAGGGGTATCTATCTACACCTCCCCCACTTTTGCTAGGCCTCTTGGCACAAAGTGACATTTGACAAGGCCTGCTCTGCCATTTATATCATCCTACAAAGCATGGATTGAAATCGGACAAACACCTTTTGCATTATTGAACAGGGCCAACCGACCCTTTTGCACTTTACATCACACCCTCCATTACACAAACATTTGACCCTCCCAAGTACCCTTGTCTTGTCGGTGCTTCTCTTCATTTGGTCGGTCGAGAGCGATGCTCGGGGATTCCCGATAGAATTTGACGAGACTCCTCGGGTAGGACGTGACAAGATCTTTTGTTATTTCGGGATGATTCGTCCGGTGTTCGCGAGAGATGTCGCGGATGCCATTGCCTCATGATTTAGGGAGTCGATGTCGATCGAGTTACGTCTTTCGTAGATCTTCCAATCCCATTAGACTTCACTTTTGGAGGAAGTCAATCTCAAGTGaatttcgagccaaaaaaaaaatctcaagtgaATGACAGAGAAGAAAATATGGGATGAATAAGTCAAAGATTGATTTAGGTGGACAAGATCCGCCTTACTTCATAATCGTTTATTCTACTACGTCTCACGCCACTTGAGAAATGAGaagaatacaaaaaaaaaagagtcataaatccatgcaaattcagtcataaatattttaatttgattaatttaattataaatcttttggcaatttgccaattcagtcataaatatttagGTTGTCACAATTTAGTTAtaagactccatttgtttcatcgaaaataaatgatttcaaatatatttttctggaaaaatcGCTTAAAtcgcttaaaaaaattagtcaatagaaaatattttcattattgccactaatttatgtccaaatattttcatggaagatgaaaatattttcgttcattaattttgtaagagatataagcaaccatttttgggaaaatatactttcaatcattcatttttcatgaaatatacAAAGCCTAAACCTTTAGAGGATTTGCTAATGTAGGCTCGACccttttaataaattattaatgtagtcctttcaactaattttgatcgaaaatggTTAACGTATCGGTCCAGTTAGTGCaagccatcctacatggcataggCGGGACTAACctgaataatttttcaatttttaatagtttttcttcttttttcttcatagATTTGCCTTCCACTAAGTGAGGATCGGCGATCCCCGCCGCCCCTAAGCAAGGGTCACGAAGCCCTTGTCAACCATGGGTGAGTGTTGCAGCCCTCGATGTGGCTAGAGAGGAGTTACATACCCTCACTAGGCCCTCACAGGTGACAATGAGAGCATCGCAACCCTCACCCGGCGGTCGGCAGCCTTACTAGccttatgaagaaaaaaaaaagataaagaatgaaagaaaataaaaaaaaaatcaataaaattagtaataataagtttgaaaaaaaaaaaaaagttatccgCGTTAGCACCGGCCATGCTGCGTGGGATGGTCGACGTTGATTGAACCATGATAAGTCattgatttccgatcaaaattagtagAAAGAACTATTGCAGTaatttatcaaaatgtttatgactaaattggcacaattgaaaggtttaaaactgaattaacaaattgtcaaaaattttaagactaaattaaccaaATTAAAATTCTCTAATTGGTCCGGCTTGACGCCTAATATGACCAAAAGCAAGATCTTCTTTTCAAGGCCCTCAAACAAACCGTGGGGCTAGATTCTCCATACTCTCGGGTTCTAAGAAGGTACGCTGTCGGTCCGGTATTTGGGTGTTCCCATTATAGCTTCTAGAATAAGCAAGATGGAGTGTAATTCCTTGGTGAACTCAATCACTACTAGAGCCCAATCTTGGTTTCAGTGATTCCTGTCTTTTGCTGATCGGTCGCAACTCATTAAATCTGTCATTCATGCTATACATGTTTATTGAGCAAGTGTGTTTATTCTACCCAAATCTATAATATCCCACATTGAGCGGATCCTCGGGCGGTTTCTGCGGAAAGGCTCGAAGCTTGGAGTAGGCGGTGGTAAAGTTTCTTGGAATGACGTTTGCCTCCCTAATGAGGAAGAGGGTCTTGGTATCCGCAGCCTTAATGATTGCAACCGAGCGGCTATGCTCAAGCATATTGAGATCATCTTTACGGATAAGGAGTCCTTATGATGTAAATGGATTCACTCGACATTTCTGAAGAATAAGAATTTACGGATTGCCACTAAaccttctttttgttcttgggCGTGGAAGAAAATTCTTGATCTTAGAACAAATTTTCAGAATCTTTTTCTTTGGTGGGTTGGCAATGGTTGTACCGTCTCTTTTTGGTTCACTCCTAACATCAAAGAGGGCCCCTCTACAAGCTTTTCTACGATATGAGTATCTACCGGTATGGTATCTCTCAAAAGGCTACTGTGGCTGAGTTTCTCTTTACAACCTTCCACCCCTCTCAAGTAACGGCAACCATTGCTTCTTGGCTCGAGCCCCTTCCGTCTCTTGTCACCGAGAATAGTGATCGTTTTATTTGGTTTGGTCATCCCTTTGGTGTCTTCTCCATTACTACAACTTGGGACCTCATCCAATGTAGAGGGCGGACCATGCCTTGGCACTCGTTTATTTGGTACTATGGTATCGCTCCTCGTCACTCTTTTCTCCTTTGGCTTATCACACTGAATAGGCTCTCGACTCAAGTTTTGTTGCTCAACTACCATAGATTCCTATATGGTGTTTGTGGGTTCTAAGGTAGCGATCCGGACTACGTAGACTACCTCTTTTTTGGTTGCCGCATCACTAGTGCCCTTGCTTCGTTCTAGACTTCCAAGTGTAATCTGGCTTGGCGGAATCGTTGTTGGAGTGACAACCTCCATTGGGCTATGCAGCACATCGGAGGCAAGCATTTTCATCGGACTATTGGTGGTTCTCCTTTGGTGCATTATGCCATATTATCTGGATGGAAAGGAATAACACCCTCTTCCGTAACCGGACACGCTCCATGCCGGCGCTTAAAAAGCATCTCGAGAAGGTGATTAGAGACGGGGCATTAATGCTTAAATGTGTGGATGACACCCTTAGAAATCGAAGAATGCAAGGAAGTTGGGGCATTTCTACATCAGTTTTTCATTGAGTTTTGGTATATGTTCACAGTAGTCTGTTTTTGCTTATAGAATTTGTTGTTTGGCCTCCTTTTACCATGTGTATATTCCCCTTGGGATTCTCCCCCTCcctcttttcctttgtcttCTTTCCCACGACACCCATTGTCACGCCCCAATCCCCGGGTACACAACAACCCGACTAAAACGCCTCAagtcataaaaggacgacgtcccaagcACTTCATCGACCCATTctatttatcttatctttttatCAAGCGCATATGGAACGTGCTACTCCCAAAcaacaaatcaaaatcaaacggtagggatagaaaagtaggcAGTCATATCACACATCAGCAAAAGACTATTTTCATTTATAGATATTCATTAACCCTAAGGAAGCTACGGTATCTACAAGCTCACTCTTCAAGATCGCTCCCTATAACTGTCAAAAAGATACCGGGTCAAGGCGGGGTTAACTTCATATCTATATTCCAAAAGAGGGGCCAACATCACCCTCTACATCCATATAAAAAGTCTCCATCAAAAAGGTCTTCTTGACCATAGCTACTCAGAGGTAATATTCTAGCGGGGACTCAAGGTCAAAGTCGGGGTCGGACTCCGGGTCCTCAACTTCCCCATTTGGGGTACCTATATCAAGGGTCCCAAGTATGGATCTTGGGAAACGCAGATGGCGACCATTTGAAGTCGTAAATCGGCCCAAAGAGCTGGTCCCCGTGACGGACAAACCAGGCCTTGAAGCGATGGGGCACTAAGTGCCCCAATCCCTCTTCGAATTAGAGGTTCGTCATATGATGTTCCCGCACTCGATCCGAACTTAGGATCGGACGGTGTGTGATGTCGAAAAATTGGTCAAGCGGTAACCCAAACCTCATCGGACGAACTTTCATTACCTTGGTCCTGAAAAAGATTAACAAcaaacgggtgagatataaaatctccgtgaatCAATGCCTAAGTCCAAATAGGGCGCCGATTCTCTCGAGACGGCCTAAACATGCAAGACGAGTATCGATAGTAGATCAATAGCATGCGATTATCACCACACTTTACGTACCATAGGATCAAACGCATCCCAACGGTCaatcatcaatcacatgcagtcttaccccgccttggtccacacattaTGCAATACATATCATGGCAATCAATAGCATATAACCAAGGCATACAACCAAAACATCCATCACAACTTTCATGCATAATGCATCACATGTGTTCCGGTTATTAACGGCCACTTGGCCCCAACACACTAGATAGTTAGTGCTCTTTTGTCGGGATTAGGCTTCGTCCCATTCCTTCGGCGATGGCAACCGATAAGCCATGTGGTTTCAAGTACCATCGGCATGGACTAATAATCATGCATTCCTATAGAGAGCGTCGGCCAACACCTTACCGTGATCGGCATTTGATAAGCTATGTGGTTTCAAGTACTATCGGTATGAACATACCAAGTTAGGCCCTAAGTACTCTCGGGTGACGGTAACCATCATGTGATCATACAAGCACGCCATACA
The genomic region above belongs to Rhodamnia argentea isolate NSW1041297 chromosome 6, ASM2092103v1, whole genome shotgun sequence and contains:
- the LOC125315618 gene encoding iron-sulfur cluster assembly scaffold protein IscU-like is translated as MLRVGAKKLAGLVPRDPSSGPVRVLPRLYHERVLDHYNNPRNVGSFDKTDPTVGTGLVGAPACGDVMKLQIKVDEAGKIVDARFKTFGCGSAIASSSVATEWVKGKQMEEVLTIKNTEIAKHLSLPPVKLHCSMLAEDAIKAAVKDYQAKHAKLNGSSDSAEDAPLEKAADA